The following are encoded in a window of Pirellulales bacterium genomic DNA:
- a CDS encoding Gfo/Idh/MocA family oxidoreductase, with protein sequence MRRKSNRRDFIKTSTMTSAGFWIAGSLHAEGNASPNERIRFACVGVSGKGESDTHDASRFGDVVAICDIDNEKLDAAAAKYPHAKKFYDWRDLLDEMSGGIDAVTISTPDHSHAVAAAAAMRLGKHAFVQKPLTHDIYEARMLGHIAREQKVATQMGNQGTANRNLRKAAQMVQAGILGPVHEVYVWTNRPIWPQGKPRPEPKPVPQHLHWNLFLGPAPRRPYGDDYHPFSWRGWWDFGTGSLGDMACHTMNMPFMALDLRDPIRVQAETTGHNRESYPSKSKITYEFAATARHPELKLHWLDANQKPPRELMQQFNKKNNAAAGEGDKKQHRGFADAGSLLVGEKGMLYSPGDYGGDYELSGVAEVSTSIETMDHFEEFVRAVKGGPAATSNFPDYASPLTETVLLGNLAIWVAHEADVPGKKIEWDAKYLTAKNAPEVAHIIRREYRPGYTL encoded by the coding sequence ATGCGACGCAAATCAAACCGGCGCGACTTTATCAAAACCTCTACAATGACCAGCGCCGGTTTCTGGATTGCTGGAAGCCTGCATGCGGAAGGAAATGCTAGCCCGAACGAACGCATTCGCTTTGCCTGCGTTGGTGTCAGCGGCAAGGGAGAGAGCGATACGCACGATGCTTCGCGGTTTGGCGATGTTGTGGCGATTTGCGACATCGACAATGAGAAGCTCGACGCAGCCGCCGCAAAATATCCCCACGCCAAGAAGTTTTACGATTGGCGCGACCTGCTCGATGAGATGTCTGGCGGAATTGATGCCGTCACCATCAGCACCCCCGACCATTCTCACGCGGTTGCCGCTGCTGCTGCGATGCGGCTCGGCAAGCACGCTTTCGTACAAAAGCCGCTGACGCACGACATCTACGAAGCACGCATGTTGGGACACATTGCGCGTGAACAGAAAGTGGCCACGCAGATGGGAAACCAAGGCACCGCCAATCGGAATTTGCGCAAGGCGGCACAGATGGTACAGGCAGGCATTCTGGGGCCTGTTCATGAAGTATACGTGTGGACGAATCGGCCGATCTGGCCTCAAGGCAAGCCACGTCCCGAACCTAAGCCGGTGCCGCAACATTTGCATTGGAACTTGTTTCTCGGCCCTGCGCCGCGCCGCCCATACGGCGACGACTATCATCCATTTAGTTGGCGCGGTTGGTGGGACTTCGGTACCGGTTCGCTCGGAGACATGGCTTGTCACACGATGAACATGCCCTTTATGGCGCTCGACCTGCGCGATCCGATCCGCGTGCAGGCCGAAACTACGGGGCACAATCGCGAAAGCTATCCAAGCAAATCGAAAATCACATATGAATTTGCCGCCACGGCTCGACACCCAGAACTCAAGCTGCACTGGCTCGATGCCAACCAAAAGCCGCCGCGCGAGTTGATGCAACAGTTCAACAAGAAAAATAACGCCGCTGCGGGCGAGGGAGATAAGAAACAACATCGCGGCTTCGCCGATGCCGGTTCGCTGCTGGTTGGTGAGAAGGGAATGCTTTATTCGCCGGGCGACTACGGCGGCGATTATGAGTTGAGCGGCGTCGCGGAAGTATCGACGTCGATCGAAACGATGGATCATTTCGAGGAATTCGTCCGCGCAGTCAAGGGAGGCCCGGCGGCCACTTCGAATTTCCCTGACTATGCTTCGCCTCTCACGGAAACTGTATTGCTGGGTAATCTGGCGATCTGGGTCGCCCATGAGGCGGACGTACCGGGAAAGAAGATTGAATGGGACGCAAAATATTTGACTGCGAAAAACGCACCCGAAGTCGCTCACATTATTCGTCGCGAGTATCGACCGGGATATACCTTGTAG